In a single window of the Candidatus Tisiphia endosymbiont of Nemotelus nigrinus genome:
- a CDS encoding type II toxin-antitoxin system RatA family toxin, producing MPSFHQVKILPYNAQEVFHLVLDVKSYPEFLPWCRAARIISENKGEIIAELVIQLKGFSDKYKSKIIYSNDLNKRSYYIEVEAISGPFKYLKNSWQFSKEDSNSKIEFFIDFKMKFAIVDKLVGIFFADATEKMVDAFEKRADTILTKMNHSTTVVD from the coding sequence ATGCCAAGTTTTCATCAAGTTAAAATCCTACCATATAATGCCCAAGAAGTATTTCACTTAGTTCTTGATGTTAAGTCATACCCTGAATTCTTACCTTGGTGTAGGGCAGCTAGAATCATCTCAGAGAATAAAGGAGAAATTATAGCTGAATTAGTAATTCAGTTAAAAGGCTTCTCAGACAAATATAAATCAAAAATTATTTATTCAAACGATTTGAATAAACGAAGCTATTACATTGAAGTAGAAGCAATTTCTGGACCATTTAAATATTTAAAAAATTCATGGCAATTTTCTAAAGAAGATAGTAATAGTAAAATAGAGTTCTTTATTGATTTTAAGATGAAGTTTGCCATAGTTGACAAGTTAGTTGGTATATTCTTTGCTGATGCCACTGAAAAAATGGTCGACGCATTTGAGAAAAGAGCTGATACTATATTAACTAAAATGAACCATAGTACTACAGTGGTAGATTGA
- a CDS encoding IS5 family transposase, producing the protein MNYHIKIREWQQIIEILRKRKDIKTRNEDKLRRFIEAIWYITRSGCQWRLLPSVYGSWRAVHMRFKTWSNKGIWTDLFEQVQANPDMESTMIDATIVRAHACSAGYKKDSQDQEALGRSKGGFTTKIHALVDALGNPLKFILTAGQRHDITQANSLVKDIKNTMLLADKAYDSNAFIEQLEEQNCIAVIPSKKNRKQQREYDKHIYKERHSIECFFGKIKHFRRIFSRFDKTATAFLSFLQFVGAFIWLR; encoded by the coding sequence ATGAATTATCATATAAAAATCAGAGAATGGCAACAAATTATTGAAATATTAAGAAAAAGAAAAGATATAAAAACAAGAAATGAGGATAAGCTTAGACGATTTATTGAAGCAATATGGTACATAACACGTTCAGGATGCCAATGGCGGTTGTTACCGAGTGTTTATGGTTCATGGCGAGCAGTGCATATGAGGTTTAAAACTTGGTCTAATAAAGGAATATGGACCGATTTGTTTGAGCAAGTACAAGCTAATCCTGACATGGAATCAACAATGATTGACGCTACTATAGTTCGTGCCCATGCATGCTCAGCAGGTTATAAAAAAGATAGCCAAGATCAAGAAGCTTTAGGGCGTAGTAAAGGAGGTTTTACTACTAAAATCCATGCCTTAGTTGACGCTCTTGGTAATCCTTTAAAGTTTATTTTAACTGCAGGTCAAAGACATGACATTACACAAGCCAACTCATTGGTTAAAGATATTAAAAATACTATGCTCCTTGCCGATAAGGCATATGATAGCAATGCTTTTATTGAGCAGCTTGAAGAGCAAAATTGTATAGCTGTTATTCCATCAAAAAAGAACCGAAAACAGCAAAGGGAGTACGATAAACATATCTATAAAGAACGTCATTCGATCGAATGTTTTTTTGGTAAAATTAAACATTTTAGACGAATTTTTTCGAGATTTGATAAAACTGCTACTGCTTTCTTGTCTTTTTTGCAATTTGTTGGAGCTTTTATATGGCTTCGTTAG